One window from the genome of Patescibacteria group bacterium encodes:
- a CDS encoding type II toxin-antitoxin system Phd/YefM family antitoxin produces the protein MNGTTLPQMASVQELQRHYRKLLDLVKRTKEPLYLLRNNKPEAVILDLDKYEEMVEVRRKAEEADTLAMYKAYKKAKKEGKLKTVKSLGELI, from the coding sequence ATGAACGGCACAACCTTACCTCAAATGGCTTCGGTTCAAGAACTCCAAAGGCATTATCGCAAACTGCTTGATTTAGTTAAAAGAACCAAAGAACCGCTTTATCTTTTGCGGAATAATAAGCCGGAAGCGGTGATTTTGGATTTGGATAAATATGAAGAGATGGTTGAGGTGCGCAGGAAAGCTGAAGAAGCGGATACCTTAGCAATGTATAAGGCCTACAAGAAAGCCAAAAAAGAGGGCAAATTAAAAACAGTTAAATCTTTGGGAGAACTAATATAA
- a CDS encoding [FeFe] hydrogenase, group A — MFIYIDNKKYPCQEGETVLEVALRHGIEIPHLCYHEDLPLDANCRACLVEANGSVMTSCTCKVESGMKVKTDTEEVKRLRQVNLELLLSGHEENCPKCQEGYFCKTAELMKKYNVTGKKYSRPKIKRPVHKMAQAAEFDPNLCIACNQCVEMCEDIGINFLRLEGKAAITAVDYNRDRGVDCIYCGQCTVHCPVSAAREQNQIEEVEKAIKDKNKITIVQCAPSIRCSVGEEFGLEPGTNLTGEIYTALRKLGFDKIFDVNMGADITTYVEATELAERLKIDETYGRHPAWDGGFIPRSSSRSESVGGPMFTSCCPGWVKFAEFYHPEILPHLTTARSPQIHSGGAYKTWWAEKQGINPKKIVVVSIMPCTSKKYEARHKKLKVNGMWPVDYVLTTREFAIMLKKSKIDLPRLKKSDVDREGIFSGAGAIYGATGGVMESALRSVHYFITGKELKNVEFKKVRGLEKIKTAQVKIGSKILKVAVAATAKAAEKVIQELKKNPRAYDYVEVMACPGGCIGGGGQPIPSTERIIAKRIAGLYRIDDKMKLRKAHQNPVVKDFMENYIAKLPKEKQEQILHTRYSRKKKFR; from the coding sequence ATGTTTATCTATATAGACAACAAAAAATACCCTTGCCAAGAAGGTGAAACGGTTTTGGAAGTGGCGTTGCGCCATGGCATTGAGATCCCCCACCTTTGTTATCACGAAGATTTGCCCCTTGACGCTAACTGCCGCGCTTGTTTAGTTGAGGCCAATGGCAGTGTGATGACTTCTTGCACCTGCAAAGTTGAATCGGGAATGAAAGTCAAAACTGACACCGAAGAAGTCAAACGTTTGCGTCAGGTTAACTTGGAGTTGTTATTGTCAGGACATGAAGAAAATTGCCCTAAATGTCAAGAAGGTTATTTTTGTAAGACCGCGGAGTTGATGAAAAAATACAACGTTACTGGCAAAAAATATTCACGGCCAAAAATTAAACGGCCGGTTCATAAAATGGCTCAAGCCGCGGAATTTGATCCTAATTTATGCATTGCTTGCAATCAATGCGTGGAAATGTGCGAAGACATTGGAATTAATTTTTTACGGTTGGAAGGCAAAGCCGCGATCACGGCCGTGGATTATAACAGGGATAGGGGAGTGGATTGCATCTATTGCGGCCAGTGTACGGTTCATTGTCCGGTATCAGCGGCTCGCGAGCAGAATCAGATTGAAGAGGTTGAGAAGGCGATTAAAGACAAAAACAAAATCACCATTGTCCAGTGCGCGCCCTCTATCCGTTGCAGTGTTGGTGAGGAATTTGGCTTGGAACCGGGCACAAATCTAACCGGTGAAATTTATACGGCTTTGCGAAAATTGGGTTTTGACAAGATTTTTGATGTTAATATGGGAGCGGATATTACTACTTATGTTGAAGCCACGGAATTAGCCGAGCGTTTGAAAATAGATGAAACTTACGGTCGTCATCCTGCTTGGGATGGCGGGTTTATCCCCCGAAGCTCAAGCCGCAGCGAGAGCGTAGGGGGCCCCATGTTCACCTCCTGCTGTCCGGGCTGGGTTAAATTTGCAGAATTTTATCATCCAGAGATTTTACCGCATTTAACTACAGCCCGTTCGCCCCAAATCCATTCTGGCGGAGCTTATAAAACCTGGTGGGCCGAGAAACAGGGGATAAACCCCAAGAAAATTGTCGTCGTCTCCATCATGCCCTGCACTTCTAAAAAATACGAAGCTCGGCATAAAAAGTTAAAAGTAAATGGCATGTGGCCAGTTGATTATGTTTTAACCACGCGGGAATTTGCCATTATGCTCAAGAAAAGTAAGATTGATTTGCCCAGGCTTAAGAAGTCTGATGTTGATCGCGAGGGAATTTTTTCGGGCGCCGGGGCTATTTACGGGGCTACTGGCGGAGTGATGGAGTCGGCCTTGCGCAGCGTCCATTATTTTATCACCGGCAAAGAGCTTAAAAATGTAGAATTTAAAAAAGTTCGGGGCCTGGAGAAAATCAAAACTGCCCAAGTTAAAATTGGATCTAAAATTCTTAAGGTGGCAGTGGCCGCTACAGCTAAAGCCGCGGAAAAAGTTATCCAAGAGCTTAAGAAAAATCCGCGCGCTTATGATTATGTGGAAGTGATGGCTTGTCCTGGCGGTTGTATTGGCGGCGGGGGACAGCCCATTCCTTCCACCGAGCGGATTATTGCCAAGCGCATTGCTGGTTTGTATAGGATTGATGATAAAATGAAGCTCCGCAAAGCTCATCAAAATCCAGTTGTTAAAGATTTTATGGAGAATTATATTGCGAAATTGCCTAAGGAAAAGCAGGAGCAGATTTTGCATACAAGGTATTCTAGAAAGAAGAAGTTTAGATAA